Within Micromonospora narathiwatensis, the genomic segment AGTCGTCGACCCACTCGGGGAGAATGCGGCGGTACTTGCCGTCCTTGATGGAGCGCAGCTCGCCGGTGGCGATCTTCATCTTGACCTTGGAGATGCCGAAGCCGAGCAGGACGGCGACCTCGGCGGGTGAATACCAGCGCGGGGTGAGGCGTCTGCTCATGCGGCGGCCCCGACGAGCCACGCTTCGTGGGCGAGTTCTTCTCGACCGAGGCGTGTGGCTCGGCGACGTTGGGCGGCGGCGGTGTTGGCCAGGAGTGCGTCGCCCTCGGTGAGCCAGCCGGCGCCGGCGTAGGTGAGGGTGCCGATGGTGATGGTGTCGGCAGTGTTGTCGTCTTCGGTGCGGCGGTAGATGGCCCGGGTGTCGCGCAGCTGGCCGAAGGTGACGGAGTAGCGGCGGGCCTTGGTGAGGAAGTGGCCGCCGAAGCCGAGCATGTGCGCCCAGCGGCGCAGCCCGGCGTAGGGGCGCGGTTTGGTGTCAAGGCTGTCTTGACGGTCGTCGGCTGTTGCGGCGCCGCTGGTCGTATCGGTGCCGGTGGGTCGTCCGAGGTGCCAGCAGGCGTCGATGAGGCGGGCGAGGTGGTTGCCTTCCGGGTCGGCGTAGTTGTCGATCGTGGCGGGGGTGAGTCGGGTGGAGCAGTGGCCGGTGGCTTCGGTCGCCTTGGTGGCGTACTTGGCGAGGTAGGCGGCGACCTTGTCGTCGGTCAGTTCGCCGCCGGCGCTGTTGATGCGGCGGACGTCGACCTGCTCGCCCCAGGCGACCAGCCAGCCTTGCGGTCGGTCGGGGTGCGGGGGTGTGGTGACGGTGATCTGGGAGGCAGCGGCGTGGACGGCTTCCTCCAGGTTGTCGACGGTGATGGCGGCCGGCGGCGGCACGAGGGCGTCCGGGTCGTCGGGGTCGACGCCGTCGAGGCGTAGCAGGCAGTGGAAGTGCACGGCGGCCCGGCGCTGCATCTCGGCGACCTTGCCGTGCGACACCCGCACGGGCGGCACCCAGCGAACCTTGCCGGAAGCGGTGACGATGCGGGCGAGCGGGATGCCGCGCTTGCGGCAGAGGGCGGCGAGGTGCCGTTCGATGGCCTGTTTGGTGCGCCGCCACAGCTCGCCGGAGAAGTAGTTCCAGACGACCTGGTGGTCGTGGTCGTAGCAGTCCAGGCACAACGGCTGCCCGAGCCGCGGATCGTCGGCGTCGTGCCGGGCGAAGCACACCGCGGGCTGCCCGTGCCGGCAGGTGCCAGCCTCGCGGCGTGCATGGCAGGGGGCCGGGCGGCAGTCGCAGCGCTGCCGGCTGCGGCAGGTGTGGCGTGCGACGTGGCGGTGGTGGACCGCGCCGAAGGATGGGGCGGTGAAGGTGGCGAAGACGACCGGGTGCCGGCCGACCGAGGCGGGAACGCCCTTGCCGCCGGTCAGACCGCAGCGGACGACCTGGAAGGCGTCGCCCTGGTAGACCCAGGCGCAGTCTCGGCACTGCGCTTCGCGGCGGTTGCCGCACGCTTTGTAGAGCGTCCGGTCGGGCAGCTCGCCGGTGTG encodes:
- a CDS encoding replication initiator; this encodes MSTPLTLSRPGLVAGRDAQALYRATAPEFSGWLEHTRPAGGCARPIRLTGTIAAVDRDSGRVLSEQHTGELPDRTLYKACGNRREAQCRDCAWVYQGDAFQVVRCGLTGGKGVPASVGRHPVVFATFTAPSFGAVHHRHVARHTCRSRQRCDCRPAPCHARREAGTCRHGQPAVCFARHDADDPRLGQPLCLDCYDHDHQVVWNYFSGELWRRTKQAIERHLAALCRKRGIPLARIVTASGKVRWVPPVRVSHGKVAEMQRRAAVHFHCLLRLDGVDPDDPDALVPPPAAITVDNLEEAVHAAASQITVTTPPHPDRPQGWLVAWGEQVDVRRINSAGGELTDDKVAAYLAKYATKATEATGHCSTRLTPATIDNYADPEGNHLARLIDACWHLGRPTGTDTTSGAATADDRQDSLDTKPRPYAGLRRWAHMLGFGGHFLTKARRYSVTFGQLRDTRAIYRRTEDDNTADTITIGTLTYAGAGWLTEGDALLANTAAAQRRRATRLGREELAHEAWLVGAAA